A single region of the Nitrosomonas sp. Is79A3 genome encodes:
- a CDS encoding lipoprotein has product MRLLTVILLSAYLLSACGLKGPLYLPKTDEASRAPAIETEKK; this is encoded by the coding sequence ATGCGTTTATTGACTGTCATACTACTTTCAGCCTATCTACTCAGCGCTTGCGGTCTTAAAGGACCGCTTTATCTTCCCAAAACTGATGAAGCAAGTCGTGCGCCAGCTATTGAAACTGAGAAGAAATGA
- a CDS encoding ABC-type transport auxiliary lipoprotein family protein, translating into MTKIALLLMLSACLLSGCVAFNKSQSPISIYDFGMQYAQPAKPMPQQPMQHRKSLLIADATAPSWLDNNAIHYRLLYHNPTQSYTYASSRWIAAPAALLTQQIRNRIVASTNEQVIKDNSTAKTDYALHIELEEFTQLFETTDVSHIVIGLRASLIERNTRKLLAQKDLSITEKTPTADAAGAVFALSSASNRLINELVDWLTAELPHD; encoded by the coding sequence ATGACAAAAATAGCTCTTTTATTAATGCTTAGCGCTTGCCTGCTCTCGGGTTGTGTGGCATTCAATAAATCGCAATCTCCGATTTCTATTTACGATTTTGGCATGCAATATGCGCAGCCTGCCAAGCCTATGCCGCAGCAACCCATGCAGCATCGGAAAAGCTTGCTGATAGCCGATGCAACAGCACCTTCATGGCTGGATAACAATGCAATCCATTATCGGTTGTTGTATCACAATCCTACGCAATCTTATACTTATGCGAGCAGCCGCTGGATAGCAGCACCCGCTGCCTTGCTTACCCAGCAAATACGCAACCGCATCGTTGCAAGTACCAACGAGCAAGTCATTAAAGACAACAGTACTGCAAAAACTGACTATGCTTTACATATCGAATTGGAAGAATTTACCCAGCTATTTGAAACGACGGATGTTAGCCATATTGTTATTGGCTTGCGTGCTAGCTTGATTGAACGCAATACGCGCAAGCTATTGGCGCAGAAAGATCTCAGCATAACCGAAAAAACGCCCACTGCGGATGCAGCCGGCGCCGTATTTGCTTTAAGTTCGGCAAGTAATCGGTTAATTAATGAATTGGTGGATTGGCTGACCGCTGAATTGCCCCATGATTAG
- a CDS encoding MlaD family protein: MENRAHALVAGIFVIFLSITVTLVAVWFSGNNIQRNSYLVVTKESVSGLNPQSAVHYRGVNIGKVENIEFDPDNPQQILIQISVDENVRLQNTIYAQLGYQGVTGLAYIQLNDDGVGNEQLPSDAQIPMRRSLLDEVTGSGQDLLTNVNKLVLKMHQLLDDQNQTHVSQILQNIEKATRNFDGIAGRLQPVLESFTELTAESATLVKHLDQLLSEVNVTVAKINQKEGIFDSLSHSTQELATTIPELRKVSNSIARNSNNLDKVLHQLEENPQSLLFGRPPSLAGPGETGFVPPSGNIQ; the protein is encoded by the coding sequence ATGGAAAACCGCGCCCATGCCCTCGTAGCGGGCATATTTGTTATTTTCCTGAGTATCACAGTGACGTTAGTCGCAGTGTGGTTCAGTGGTAACAATATCCAGCGCAATTCTTATCTCGTGGTAACCAAAGAATCTGTGAGCGGACTCAATCCGCAATCTGCAGTACACTATCGCGGCGTCAATATCGGCAAGGTTGAAAATATCGAATTTGATCCGGATAATCCGCAACAAATTCTGATTCAGATCTCAGTTGACGAAAACGTTAGGCTTCAAAATACTATTTATGCACAATTGGGCTATCAAGGCGTCACTGGATTGGCTTATATACAACTCAACGATGATGGGGTAGGAAATGAGCAATTACCAAGCGACGCACAAATTCCGATGCGCCGGTCATTACTCGATGAAGTGACCGGATCGGGTCAAGACTTGCTCACCAATGTCAATAAACTGGTATTAAAAATGCATCAATTGCTGGACGATCAGAATCAAACACATGTCTCGCAAATTCTGCAGAATATCGAAAAAGCCACCAGAAATTTTGATGGCATTGCCGGCCGTTTACAACCTGTATTAGAGTCTTTCACTGAACTCACTGCTGAATCCGCTACACTGGTTAAGCATTTGGATCAACTGTTAAGCGAGGTTAATGTTACTGTCGCAAAAATCAATCAGAAAGAAGGCATTTTTGACAGTTTGTCGCATAGCACACAGGAATTGGCAACTACGATTCCTGAGTTGCGTAAAGTGAGTAACAGCATTGCACGTAATTCAAATAATTTAGATAAAGTTTTGCATCAATTGGAAGAGAATCCACAAAGCTTATTATTCGGCCGCCCTCCATCATTAGCGGGACCTGGGGAAACAGGTTTTGTTCCTCCTTCAGGCAATATCCAATGA
- a CDS encoding ATP-binding cassette domain-containing protein produces the protein MTNPECIIEIEALSTRFGNLVVHQDINLCVYRGEILTLIGGSGSGKTTLLRQMLGLEQPSQGSVKIFGSSRGDPGFNLQKKKIRSRSGVLFQQGALFSALSVFDNVALPLRELHTLSEEMIRELVMIKLDMVAIEPEHANKMPAALSGGMIKRIALARALALDPELLFLDEPTAGLDPELNESFVELILALRSEMDLTIVMVTHDLDTLVALSDRIAVLADQQIIVTGTLDEVCDFQHPFITSFFKSIRHKNDQKNNLEQTWKTAPMPS, from the coding sequence ATGACAAATCCGGAATGCATCATTGAAATTGAGGCGCTATCTACCCGCTTTGGTAATCTTGTTGTTCATCAAGATATCAATTTGTGCGTTTATCGTGGAGAAATACTGACACTGATCGGTGGCTCAGGTAGCGGAAAAACGACATTGCTGCGCCAAATGCTTGGCCTGGAACAACCATCCCAAGGCAGTGTTAAAATTTTTGGCAGCTCCCGGGGGGATCCCGGCTTTAATCTACAGAAAAAGAAAATACGAAGCCGCTCCGGTGTGCTTTTTCAGCAAGGTGCGTTATTTAGCGCATTATCTGTGTTTGATAATGTCGCTTTACCGTTACGTGAATTACACACGTTGAGTGAAGAAATGATTCGTGAATTGGTTATGATTAAATTGGATATGGTCGCCATCGAACCTGAACACGCGAACAAAATGCCCGCAGCCTTATCCGGTGGGATGATCAAGCGGATCGCTTTAGCGCGGGCTCTGGCATTGGATCCTGAATTATTATTTCTCGACGAGCCCACTGCCGGATTGGACCCGGAATTAAATGAAAGCTTTGTAGAACTGATTCTCGCATTGCGCAGTGAAATGGATCTAACAATTGTCATGGTGACACACGATCTTGATACACTGGTAGCATTATCCGATCGAATTGCAGTCTTAGCTGATCAACAAATCATTGTAACCGGCACCTTGGATGAAGTATGCGACTTTCAGCACCCATTTATTACCAGTTTCTTTAAAAGCATACGACATAAAAATGACCAAAAAAATAATCTGGAGCAAACATGGAAAACCGCGCCCATGCCCTCGTAG
- a CDS encoding ABC transporter permease — protein MNQWYQLCTREGYPHICLTGDYTLTALENILEPLAGELTEQAENKSLYWDLTGIRQMDTAGSALLWRVWKAQRPEHLQLRPEHEKMFKRLESLPSLQPEGKPRDLLWPITALGMLALLLWQHTLGLIMLIGQLLIDVFYLIRHPIYIPWREISANLYRTGAQALGITALVGFLIGIVISYLSSKQLQLFGADIFIINILGISIIRELGPMLAAILVAGRSGSSMTAQLGVMRVTQELDALTVMGISHSQRLILPKVLGLGIAMPLLVMWTSAIALLGGMVAAELQLGLNYQYFLTALPDSVPIANLWLGLGKGVVCGMVIALIACHFGLRIKPNTESLGEGTTSSVVTAITVVIIIDAIFAIVFSDVGLT, from the coding sequence ATGAACCAGTGGTATCAACTTTGCACCAGAGAGGGTTATCCACATATCTGCCTGACCGGTGATTACACTTTAACCGCGCTGGAAAATATTTTGGAGCCGTTAGCTGGCGAACTTACCGAACAGGCTGAAAATAAGAGCCTTTATTGGGATTTAACGGGCATTCGACAAATGGATACCGCAGGCTCAGCCTTGTTATGGCGCGTCTGGAAAGCGCAACGGCCCGAACATTTACAATTGCGTCCTGAACATGAAAAGATGTTTAAACGGCTGGAAAGTCTTCCCAGTCTCCAACCGGAAGGTAAACCGAGAGACCTACTATGGCCCATAACCGCTTTGGGAATGTTAGCGCTACTTTTATGGCAACATACCTTGGGCCTTATTATGCTGATTGGTCAATTGCTGATTGATGTTTTTTACCTAATCCGGCATCCTATTTATATTCCATGGCGTGAAATCTCTGCGAACTTATATCGCACCGGCGCACAGGCTTTGGGTATTACAGCTTTGGTTGGATTTCTGATTGGCATCGTAATCAGCTATCTTTCTTCCAAACAATTACAGTTATTTGGCGCAGATATCTTCATTATCAATATATTGGGAATTAGCATTATTCGAGAATTGGGTCCAATGCTGGCAGCAATTTTGGTAGCCGGCCGTTCCGGTTCATCCATGACGGCGCAACTTGGTGTTATGCGCGTAACGCAGGAATTGGATGCTTTGACTGTTATGGGTATCTCGCATAGTCAGCGTCTGATATTACCCAAAGTGTTAGGACTTGGCATTGCAATGCCATTATTGGTCATGTGGACCAGTGCAATCGCCTTGCTGGGTGGCATGGTGGCGGCAGAATTACAGTTAGGCTTAAATTATCAATATTTTCTGACCGCATTACCGGATTCTGTCCCCATAGCCAATTTGTGGCTAGGACTTGGAAAAGGGGTTGTATGCGGCATGGTCATTGCGCTTATTGCGTGTCATTTTGGTCTAAGGATCAAACCCAACACGGAAAGCCTGGGTGAAGGCACTACTTCTTCTGTCGTGACAGCAATAACAGTGGTTATTATTATCGATGCGATTTTTGCCATTGTTTTTTCTGATGTGGGGCTTACCTAG
- a CDS encoding N-acetylmuramoyl-L-alanine amidase, which translates to MLDTVEKSERSVIAYLNGNQSAPIRHAFLPSFILSFLFFLLFLSQSALAADTTVQSVRVGLTPDYTRITLESDQPLEYELSMLENPYRVVIDLSHTKLSQALTALPQKVDAIDPFVQKIRVGQFKPHVIRLVFDLKSNVVPRTFVIEPKENFAHRLILDIYHPDKAGKADLNARIDPSAIADFETDVLDELVATLVHDGNKLKTNQTPLIRPHSPKPQLNQTKQPVSLQAAQARKPSKAPQKILVPRIIIVAIDPGHGGKDPGAVGYQGTHEKDITLAIARKLKERIDKEPNMRAVLTRDGDYYISLPQRRINARRVNADLFVSIHADANPKSHAHGSSVFTLSEHGATSTTASWLANKENSVDSDLMGGIDITSKSKDIKELLLDLSLNATINDSVKLAEYVLKQLGGINHLHKRNVEQAGFAVLKSPDIPSILVETAFLSNPKEEEKLRSKNYQDKMADAMYLGIKKYFADNPALARAAEMAQVK; encoded by the coding sequence ATGCTTGATACAGTGGAAAAATCAGAAAGAAGTGTGATCGCATATCTTAATGGCAATCAAAGTGCGCCCATAAGACATGCTTTCCTGCCATCTTTTATTCTGAGTTTCTTATTTTTCTTGCTATTTCTAAGTCAATCGGCTCTGGCTGCGGACACCACCGTTCAATCGGTGCGTGTTGGATTAACACCCGACTACACACGCATCACATTGGAATCCGATCAGCCGCTTGAGTATGAATTAAGTATGCTGGAGAATCCGTATCGCGTTGTTATCGATCTAAGTCATACGAAGCTTTCCCAAGCGCTTACTGCGTTACCTCAGAAAGTAGACGCTATTGACCCTTTTGTACAGAAAATTCGCGTAGGTCAATTTAAGCCCCATGTTATCCGGCTGGTATTCGATCTAAAATCAAATGTCGTACCACGCACATTTGTAATTGAACCCAAGGAAAATTTTGCGCATCGATTGATATTGGACATTTATCATCCGGATAAAGCTGGCAAGGCCGATTTGAACGCCCGTATCGATCCCTCTGCCATCGCCGATTTCGAAACCGACGTTCTGGATGAATTGGTTGCCACACTGGTACACGACGGCAATAAATTAAAAACAAATCAAACGCCACTTATTCGCCCGCACTCCCCCAAACCACAGCTTAATCAAACCAAGCAACCCGTTAGTTTACAGGCAGCGCAAGCCCGCAAACCCAGTAAGGCGCCACAAAAAATTTTGGTCCCGAGGATTATCATCGTAGCGATTGATCCTGGTCATGGCGGCAAAGATCCCGGCGCAGTGGGTTACCAAGGCACCCACGAGAAAGATATTACTTTGGCAATTGCCAGAAAGCTTAAAGAACGGATCGACAAAGAACCGAATATGCGCGCTGTTTTGACCCGTGACGGCGATTATTATATTTCACTCCCGCAACGGCGTATTAACGCCCGTCGCGTCAATGCAGATCTGTTTGTATCGATACATGCTGACGCCAATCCCAAATCACACGCGCACGGTTCCTCGGTATTCACCTTATCCGAACATGGCGCCACATCAACCACAGCCAGCTGGCTTGCCAACAAGGAAAACAGTGTCGATAGTGATTTGATGGGCGGGATAGACATCACATCAAAGTCAAAAGATATTAAAGAATTGCTGCTGGATCTGTCACTCAATGCAACCATCAATGACAGCGTCAAATTGGCCGAATATGTTCTAAAACAACTGGGTGGTATTAATCATTTACATAAAAGAAATGTTGAACAAGCCGGTTTTGCCGTACTCAAATCCCCTGATATCCCTTCCATTCTGGTTGAAACGGCTTTTCTCAGCAATCCCAAAGAAGAAGAGAAGTTGCGCAGTAAGAACTATCAAGACAAAATGGCCGATGCCATGTATTTAGGCATTAAGAAATACTTTGCAGACAATCCGGCATTAGCACGCGCCGCTGAAATGGCTCAAGTAAAATAA
- the tsaE gene encoding tRNA (adenosine(37)-N6)-threonylcarbamoyltransferase complex ATPase subunit type 1 TsaE, which translates to MTYYLADEAATLDFGKKMATCLHSGLIIYLFGNLGAGKTTLTRGILHGLGYHHVVKSPTYNLVEIYKISKLYLYHFDFYRFNDYLEWEEAGFREYFNSDSICVVEWPEKAGDLLPKADLQLFFSILETGRSIEIRAGTETGKQCLIQWKNQKEV; encoded by the coding sequence TTGACATATTATCTTGCTGATGAAGCCGCAACATTAGATTTTGGTAAAAAAATGGCTACTTGCCTGCATTCCGGATTGATTATTTACCTGTTTGGCAATCTCGGAGCAGGCAAAACAACCTTGACGCGCGGTATTTTACACGGCCTCGGCTATCATCATGTAGTCAAAAGTCCTACATATAATTTAGTTGAAATCTATAAAATTTCTAAGTTATACTTGTATCACTTTGATTTTTATCGGTTCAACGATTACCTCGAATGGGAAGAAGCAGGCTTCCGCGAATATTTTAATTCAGACTCAATTTGTGTGGTGGAATGGCCTGAAAAAGCCGGTGATTTATTGCCAAAAGCTGATCTACAGCTCTTCTTCAGCATTCTTGAGACCGGCCGCAGTATCGAAATCCGGGCTGGCACAGAAACAGGAAAACAATGCTTGATACAGTGGAAAAATCAGAAAGAAGTGTGA
- the queG gene encoding tRNA epoxyqueuosine(34) reductase QueG: protein MQENISTNKLPDYAALAAAIKVWGKELGFHDIRIADAHADMSAVESGLFNWLEQGYHGDMDYMGKHGTKRTRPAELEPGTQRIISVCMNYAPPFAKNSWDVINTGEQAFISRYALGRDYHKVLRARLQKLADKMTAEAGMFNYRVFSDSAPVMEVAWAQKSGLGWRGKHTLLLSRQAGSMFFLGEMYVDLPLPIDDETGNYCGSCSKCIDICPTQAIVAPYQVDARRCISYLTIELKDSIPEALRPLIGNRIYGCDDCQLVCPWNKFAQITNENDFHVRNGMDDVSLIELFGWDQDTFETKLAGTPIRRIGHPQWLRNIAVGLGNAPYANEIVEALQARLDDASALVREHVQWALQQQNTKRTATEENIP, encoded by the coding sequence ATGCAAGAGAATATCTCAACAAATAAATTACCGGATTATGCCGCCTTAGCGGCTGCCATTAAAGTATGGGGCAAGGAACTCGGGTTTCACGACATTCGTATTGCCGATGCCCATGCGGATATGTCTGCCGTGGAATCCGGCCTATTTAATTGGTTGGAGCAAGGATATCACGGTGACATGGATTATATGGGGAAACATGGTACCAAACGCACCCGGCCTGCCGAACTTGAGCCCGGAACGCAGCGAATCATTTCCGTATGCATGAATTATGCGCCGCCTTTTGCCAAAAATAGCTGGGATGTGATTAATACGGGTGAGCAGGCATTTATTTCGCGTTACGCGTTGGGGCGCGATTACCATAAGGTTTTACGCGCACGTTTACAAAAACTGGCCGATAAAATGACAGCTGAAGCGGGGATGTTCAACTACCGGGTTTTTTCCGACAGCGCGCCGGTGATGGAAGTGGCCTGGGCGCAAAAATCCGGGCTGGGCTGGCGCGGCAAACATACTTTATTGCTGTCGCGCCAAGCGGGCTCGATGTTTTTCCTCGGGGAGATGTATGTGGACTTGCCGCTGCCCATTGACGATGAAACTGGAAATTATTGCGGCAGTTGTTCCAAATGTATCGATATTTGCCCCACGCAAGCGATTGTCGCGCCCTATCAGGTCGACGCGCGGCGATGCATTTCCTATCTGACGATTGAATTAAAAGACAGCATACCTGAAGCGTTACGTCCGCTGATTGGCAATCGCATTTATGGTTGCGATGATTGTCAGTTGGTATGCCCGTGGAATAAATTCGCCCAAATCACCAACGAAAACGATTTTCATGTGCGCAATGGCATGGATGATGTATCGCTGATAGAGTTGTTTGGTTGGGATCAGGATACATTTGAGACGAAACTGGCAGGCACGCCGATTCGCCGCATCGGTCATCCGCAATGGCTGCGCAATATCGCCGTCGGTTTGGGCAACGCGCCTTACGCGAACGAAATCGTTGAAGCATTACAAGCCCGATTGGATGATGCTTCAGCGTTAGTGCGCGAGCATGTGCAATGGGCATTACAACAACAAAATACAAAAAGAACAGCAACTGAGGAAAACATACCATGA